A region from the Triticum urartu cultivar G1812 chromosome 1, Tu2.1, whole genome shotgun sequence genome encodes:
- the LOC125529884 gene encoding putative glucose-6-phosphate 1-epimerase, translating to MSMGRYAASTDPEAGRDGDGSVLLRSPSGATARVSLHGGQVVSWKNDRGDELLFTSSKAIMKPPKAMRGGIPICFPQFGNCGTLERHGFARNRMWGLDEEHPALSRSDSGSRSFVDLILKPSEEDTKSWPHSFEFRLRISLTKDGDLSLVSRIRNVNGKPFSFSFAYHTYLSVSDISEVRIEGLETLDYLDNLSQRERHTEQGDAITFESEVDRVYVSSPNVIAVLDHEKKRTFVIRKDGLPDTVVWNPWEKKAKTMADFGDEEYKQTLCVDAAAAERPITLRPGEEWTGRLELSAVPSTNCSDHLDQPGIM from the exons ATGAGCATGGGGCGCTACGCGGCCTCAACGGATCCGGAGGCGGGCAGGGACGGGGACGGGTCCGTCCTGCTCCGCTCGCCCAGCGGGGCCACCGCGCGG GTGAGCCTGCACGGCGGGCAGGTCGTCTCCTGGAAGAACGACCGGGGAGATGAGCTCCTCTTCACCAGCAGCAAG GCAATCATGAAGCCACCAAAGGCGATGCGTGGCGGGATTCCGATATGCTTTCCGCAG TTTGGGAACTGCGGGACCTTGGAGCGACATGGATTTGCGAGGAATAGGATGTGGGGCCTCGATGAGGAGCATCCGGCATTGAGTCGCAGTGACAGTGGCAGCAGATCTTTTGTTGACCTTATCCTAAAGCCATCTGAAGAGGACACGAAGAGCTGGCCACATAG TTTCGAGTTCCGGCTGAGAATCTCTCTCACAAAGGACGGTGACCTCTCACTAGTATCGCGCATCAGAAACGTTAATGGCAAGCCATTCAGTTTCTCATTTGCCTACCACACATACCTCTCAGTTTCAGACATCAG CGAGGTGAGGATAGAAGGCTTGGAGACCCTTGATTATCTGGACAATCTCAGCCAGCGGGAACGCCATACCGAACAAGGAGACGCCATAACGTTCGAATCAGAG GTCGACCGAGTGTACGTCAGCTCGCCGAACGTGATAGCGGTGCTCGACCACGAGAAGAAGCGCACCTTCGTCATCAGGAAGGATGGCCTCCCCGACACCG TGGTGTGGAACCCGTGGGAGAAGAAGGCGAAGACGATGGCGGACTTCGGGGACGAGGAGTACAAGCAGACGCTGTGCgtggacgcggcggcggcggagcggccCATCACGCTGAGGCCCGGGGAGGAGTGGACGGGGAGGCTGGAGCTCTCCGCCGTGCCGTCGACCAACTGCAGCGACCACCTCGATCAGCCCGGCATCATGTGA